The Candidatus Celerinatantimonas neptuna DNA segment AAGATAATCAAACAAACGGCATGATTCTCAAAGCTTTTCTGGAAAAAAGACAATTTAACTGCGATATTGCATTAAATGGACAACAAGCGATGGATGCTCAGGCCAAACATCCATATCCGGTTATTCTGATGGATAACCATATGCCAGAGTTAGACGGTATTAATGCCACATCCCAAATCCGGAGAATGTCAGCACCACAATGTTTTAGTTTGATTATCGGATGTACCGCAGATGCCTATAGTGAAACACGTCGTGATATGCTACAGGCAGGGATTAATGATGTCCTCACTAAGCCTCTGAGAAGCGAATCTTTAGATAGTATGCTACATCGATATCAGAAATACTTTACTCACTGGACCCAATGGGGTCATGCAATAGAAAATGAATCAAAACCTGAATCCGATGCGAATGAAAAACTAATTTTAGATGAAACAATCCCTTTAAACATCCATGAACCCACAACGAACTCAGACTATTGCTGGGAGCAGATGAATGCAGCTATTGCTGCTTCTGACTATGATCTAATCACGCAACAAGCCAGCGGTCTGCTCAATAGAGCCAACCAAACCGAAAATACACATCTCGCCGCTTATGCAGAGGAACTCATCCGCTTGTCTCATCACGCCAAGTTACCAGAACTCGAATGGCTAAAAAAATTCCAACAATTACAACAACAGTTTCATCAGCACACCTTCATCAGCTAACCCCATATGGCCAATGCCTACGCAGTATCAGCAAAAGATTCATGCGTATTCTCAGCAATAAATTGTTGTTTAGATTCATCATAGTAATAACCAATTTCTGAAAGCTTATCGGTTATATTATCTTCATTCACACTATAAAATATCGCTAACTGTTTGAGACTTTCATGTTGATTACGCAACCGTTCATTGACCATGCCAAGCAAAACAGTTGCATCTACATTTAATAATGTTCCCTGTTTCACCTCATCGACTCCATTTCCAAGCCTTATTAAAAGCATGGCAAAACTATGGGTATATGGCAAAGATATCCATAGAGGAAATTAGATTCAAAAAATCGAAGGCAAAAAAAAAGGGTTGAGGAACAACCCTAAAAGCAGCGTATAAAAATCGTTAATCGTCTTACTAAAATATGAACGAGACTGCGAATCTGTATTCATAATTGCCGGCGGCAAACACCACTGAACCCGTCGCTAAATCCACTAACCTTTTAACTCAAAAGCTCTATATATCTCAACCTGAGACAACACATTATGAAACCTGAGAAAAGCATAAAACTCTCCATCATTCGCCAGATTTCTTGATAACCGATAAAAAATAAATATGTTCTATCGCCATCCACCAATCACCCTCAACATGAGGTTATAAGCTGAATGTTTCACGCATAAGCGCTTCGAAATCAGTACATCCACCAATCGGTTTCTGGTCAATAAAAATCTGCGGCACAGTTTCAACCGGCTTGCCAACAGACCTGGACAAATCAGCTTTAGTGATACCTTCATCGTAAATATCAACATAACGATATTTAAAATCTTCCTGAACATCAGAAAGTTGCTCAGCTAATTGTTTTGCCCGGACACAATAAGGACAACCAGGACGACCAAAAATTACAACTTGCATAAAAACCTCAACGTATTACCGACTCAAAGTGCCTTTCCGATGGCATTGAGGTAACTATAGATGGCAACAGGCAAAATCTAAAATGGATATAATCTAAATCAACAATAGACTGAAGCTATCAAAAGGCAGGCGTTCATATAAGAGAAATCGATGATATAAAAAAGCCCCGGTTTTAGCCGGGGCACTTTATCATTTAGCATCTTGTTTATGCTTAGTTTTTGAGGACTGCTGCTCTTGCGACTCAGATACAGGGATCCTAATACAAAAACCTCGCCCTGATGAGAAACAACGGTATTGCTGTTTTTGTTGTTCCATAGTTTTTCTCCTCTTAAATGATAAATCGAAAAAACCTACACTGAGATGCCAAGCCCAAAAGCATTAGCAACACAATCAATAAGTTCAAGATCCGGCAAAATGGCTGGAGAAAACCACGAACGAAGTTATATGTGTAATTGATTGAAAACTAACCACCCAGTAAGGATATTCCAATCCCCCTTAGAAGGCAATAAATTAGAAACAGAGTTTGCACCATCCGTGATATTGATCATAAAAATTCAAAATAATAGATAATAAACGCATATATACGCAATTATATGAATTCTATATGCATTTTAAACTTTATAATCCAATTCTCCAGCCACCATCAACATGCGCATTAAATGAGCAAGACTTCGCGCTTTCATTTTCGACATAATTCTTGAACGATGGATTTCAACGGTTCCCTGAGCAATATTAAGATCAATTGCAATCACCTTATTTGCGAATCCTTTGGCAACCAACCCCATCACTTCTTTTTCTCGAGGAGTCAATGATTCGATTCGCTCACAAAGCTCTTGCTTCATCGTTAAATCAGCACGGTTCTGACTATCCTGCTCCAGTGCCTTTTCAATCTTGTTGAGTAAGTCAAACTCCCGAAAAGGCTTCTCCATGAAATCAAACGCGCCGCGTTGCATGGCTTCAACAGCCATAGTGATATCACCATGGCCGGTAATAAAAATGATCGGCATCATGGCACGCAGGTCATTCAAGTGTTCCTGCAGTACAATCCCGGACATTCCAGGCATACGGATATCCAGCAATAAACACCCATGGACATCCTGATAAGCTTTTAAAAAACTCGATGCATCTTCAAAACTCTGGTAACAATAACCAACACTATCGACCATCAATTCGATCATGTCACGAATGGAAGGATCATCATCCACGATATAAATTAACGGTTTATTTTCTTCAATCATCATTATCACTTCATTTTTCAAATTAATGGCATTTTGCCGTTGTTACCCATCATCCCTACACCTATTAAGATCACTCGCAATATAGTGGCAATTACCAACCCTCAACACGACGCCCCAGCTTCAATTCGAAACATGCCCCACCACTGGCCTGATTATAGGCATCCAGCTGGCCATGATGAGCCTCTACAATAGCCCGACTGATAGCAAGCCCTATCCCCATGCCATCATCTTTAGTCGTTACAAAAGGAGCAAATAATGTTTTCATAACTTCACTGCTAATGCCAGGACCATTATCAGCAACACTGATCGAAATGGACTCACCGTGAGAATGGGCCGATACGATAACCTGACCTTCTTCCTCTTGTAGCATCAAAGCATCCATCGCATTACGCAACAGATTAATCAACACTTGCTGAATCTGGATCTTATCGACAAAAACACATTCAGAATCAGACAACGTCGAATCCACTGTAATCTGAATATGATGCTCCTGAGCACTATGATGGATAATTGCAACGGTATTTTCGAGCAAATCGGCTACAGCTATAGGCTCTTGAGTCATCTTACGAGAGCGAATAAACTCACGAGTACGACGGATGATTTCTGAAGCACGAATCGCTTCATTCGAGACTTTTTCCAAAGTCTGCGACAAACGTTCAAGATCATTTTGCCCCAAGAAACGCTGACAAATATCCGCATATCCGGTAATTGACGCTAAAGGCTGGTTTAATTCATGGGCCAAACTAGAAGCCATTTCCCCCATGGTCACCTGCCTGTCCATTCTTGCCAGCTGTTGCTGCATCGCAGCTCTTGCCTCACTCTCTTCCAATCGCCGGTGATTCTCCTCATGGAGCCGACGAGTCATATCATTATAAGCATCAACCACATCATCTAATTCATCCCGTTGCAATTTTTTTCGGGGCAATCGCATCGGATAACCAGGTTCATGCCCATCATCACC contains these protein-coding regions:
- the grxA gene encoding Glutaredoxin 1 → MQVVIFGRPGCPYCVRAKQLAEQLSDVQEDFKYRYVDIYDEGITKADLSRSVGKPVETVPQIFIDQKPIGGCTDFEALMRETFSL
- the todT gene encoding Response regulator protein TodT, producing MIEENKPLIYIVDDDPSIRDMIELMVDSVGYCYQSFEDASSFLKAYQDVHGCLLLDIRMPGMSGIVLQEHLNDLRAMMPIIFITGHGDITMAVEAMQRGAFDFMEKPFREFDLLNKIEKALEQDSQNRADLTMKQELCERIESLTPREKEVMGLVAKGFANKVIAIDLNIAQGTVEIHRSRIMSKMKARSLAHLMRMLMVAGELDYKV
- the sasA_4 gene encoding Adaptive-response sensory-kinase SasA, with protein sequence MARKRWSFRDSRLARRLVMSIVLFSSLLTLTLTGAQLYLQYRLDIVNVEQSAEIIRDSWLASLTESVWDYDTDLIEMQLNGMINLPYIMQIQLTLSDGQYFAVGHPTSDSKNTLAYKFPLQHIQSGKIHHLGELKVIADMNRIHQDLIRYAITVLVSNLLKTALVVIFMLFIFHLLLGQHLIQIVAYLRGDDGHEPGYPMRLPRKKLQRDELDDVVDAYNDMTRRLHEENHRRLEESEARAAMQQQLARMDRQVTMGEMASSLAHELNQPLASITGYADICQRFLGQNDLERLSQTLEKVSNEAIRASEIIRRTREFIRSRKMTQEPIAVADLLENTVAIIHHSAQEHHIQITVDSTLSDSECVFVDKIQIQQVLINLLRNAMDALMLQEEEGQVIVSAHSHGESISISVADNGPGISSEVMKTLFAPFVTTKDDGMGIGLAISRAIVEAHHGQLDAYNQASGGACFELKLGRRVEGW